Proteins encoded by one window of Streptomyces sp. NBC_01477:
- a CDS encoding ABC transporter substrate-binding protein, translated as MRSSSTSSRLLAATALVAALGLTLAACGGGDDDSSGSSGGSGKAADPGSLKGQTITYWASNQGTSLDNDKQVLTPELDKFTASTGIKVKLEVIGWADLLNRILAATTSGQGPDVLNIGNTWSASLQATGALLPWDSTAFSTIGGKDRFAPAAIASAGAAGKDPAAVPLYSMAYGLYYNKKMFADAGIANPPTTWDELVADGQKLTKDGHYGLAVEGANGAENIHHVFTLAKQRGASWFDDKGAPTFTGPQQVAAVKQYVDFIAKDKIAAKGNAEYVQNQTITDFASGKAAMMMWQSAATSIKAHGMTPDQYGVVPVPTQTAGATGDAGVTSMVAGINVAVFNSTKHKAAAEAFVKFLTSTDEQKILNGKYGSLPPVTEAQSDPAFQTPDLKVLAGVLQKSAAPLPQVANESQFENLVGPAVKDLFAEAAAGKAITDDTVKAALTKAQQQMPAS; from the coding sequence ATGCGCTCTTCCAGCACCTCCAGCAGACTCCTCGCGGCCACCGCCCTCGTGGCCGCGCTCGGTCTGACCCTCGCCGCGTGTGGCGGCGGCGACGATGACAGCAGCGGCAGCTCCGGCGGCAGCGGAAAGGCCGCCGACCCCGGCAGCCTCAAGGGCCAGACGATCACCTACTGGGCGAGCAACCAGGGCACCAGCCTGGACAACGACAAGCAGGTGCTCACCCCCGAGCTGGACAAGTTCACCGCCTCCACCGGCATCAAGGTCAAGCTCGAGGTCATCGGCTGGGCGGACCTTCTCAACCGCATCCTGGCGGCCACCACCTCCGGCCAGGGCCCCGACGTGCTGAACATCGGCAACACCTGGTCCGCCTCCCTCCAGGCCACCGGCGCCCTGCTGCCGTGGGACTCCACCGCGTTCTCCACCATCGGCGGCAAGGACCGCTTCGCCCCCGCCGCGATCGCCTCCGCCGGTGCGGCCGGCAAGGACCCGGCCGCGGTGCCGCTGTACTCGATGGCGTACGGCCTGTACTACAACAAGAAGATGTTCGCCGACGCGGGTATCGCCAACCCGCCGACCACCTGGGACGAGCTGGTCGCCGACGGCCAGAAGCTCACCAAGGACGGCCACTACGGCCTCGCGGTCGAGGGTGCCAACGGCGCCGAGAACATCCACCACGTCTTCACGCTCGCCAAGCAGCGCGGCGCCAGCTGGTTCGACGACAAGGGCGCGCCGACCTTCACCGGCCCGCAGCAGGTCGCCGCGGTCAAGCAGTACGTGGACTTCATCGCCAAGGACAAGATCGCGGCCAAGGGCAACGCCGAGTACGTCCAGAACCAGACCATCACCGACTTCGCCTCCGGCAAGGCCGCGATGATGATGTGGCAGTCGGCCGCGACCTCGATCAAGGCGCACGGCATGACGCCCGACCAGTACGGCGTGGTGCCGGTTCCGACGCAGACCGCGGGTGCCACCGGTGACGCCGGTGTGACGTCGATGGTCGCCGGTATCAACGTGGCCGTCTTCAACAGCACCAAGCACAAGGCCGCCGCCGAGGCGTTCGTGAAGTTCCTGACCAGCACGGACGAGCAGAAGATCCTCAACGGCAAGTACGGCTCGCTGCCGCCGGTCACCGAGGCGCAGAGCGACCCGGCCTTCCAGACCCCGGACCTGAAGGTGCTGGCCGGCGTGCTGCAGAAGTCCGCCGCCCCGCTGCCGCAGGTCGCCAACGAGAGCCAGTTCGAGAACCTGGTCGGTCCCGCCGTCAAGGACCTGTTCGCCGAGGCCGCCGCCGGCAAGGCCATCACGGACGACACCGTCAAGGCCGCGCTGACCAAGGCGCAGCAGCAGATGCCCGCCTCGTAA
- a CDS encoding carbohydrate ABC transporter permease — MTATAPPRRAPEAGPGSGKTAAGRRLRPRVVERLRQGGLPYLLLLPAVLVELLIHIAPMFFGILISFKNLTLFYIHHWNSAPWAGFDNYKTAVKIHQPIGQALLHSFWVTLSYTLLSVSISWLLGTAAAILLQDKFRGRGLIRTLFLVPYALPAYAALITWTFMFQQDTGLVNHVLHDQLHVTSDKSFWLIGDNSFWAMVVVSVWKSWPFAFLALMAGLQNIPRELYEAAAMDGAGVWQQIRKITMPSLRPVNQVIVLVLFLWTFNDFNTPYVMFGQNPPHQSDLISIHIYQSSFINWNFGSGSAMSVLLLLFLLVVTAVYLLVTSRGRSENDV; from the coding sequence ATGACTGCCACCGCCCCCCCGAGGCGCGCACCCGAAGCCGGCCCCGGCAGCGGCAAGACCGCTGCCGGGCGCCGGCTCCGGCCGCGTGTCGTCGAACGGCTCCGCCAAGGCGGACTGCCGTACCTACTCCTGCTGCCCGCCGTCCTCGTCGAACTGCTGATCCACATCGCGCCGATGTTCTTCGGCATCCTGATCAGCTTCAAGAACCTGACGCTGTTCTACATCCACCACTGGAACAGCGCCCCCTGGGCGGGCTTCGACAACTACAAAACCGCGGTAAAGATCCACCAGCCCATCGGCCAGGCGCTGCTGCACTCGTTCTGGGTGACGCTGTCGTACACCCTGCTGTCCGTGAGCATCTCCTGGCTGCTCGGGACCGCCGCGGCGATCCTGCTGCAGGACAAGTTCCGCGGCCGCGGCCTGATCCGCACGCTGTTCCTGGTGCCGTACGCGCTCCCCGCGTACGCGGCGCTGATCACCTGGACGTTCATGTTCCAGCAGGACACCGGCCTGGTGAACCACGTCCTGCACGACCAGTTGCACGTGACGTCGGACAAGTCGTTCTGGCTGATCGGCGACAACAGCTTCTGGGCCATGGTCGTGGTGTCGGTCTGGAAGTCCTGGCCGTTCGCCTTCCTGGCGCTGATGGCCGGTCTGCAGAACATCCCGCGCGAGCTGTACGAGGCCGCCGCGATGGACGGCGCCGGCGTCTGGCAGCAGATCAGGAAGATCACCATGCCGTCGCTGCGGCCGGTGAACCAGGTGATCGTCCTGGTGCTGTTCCTGTGGACCTTCAACGACTTCAACACCCCGTACGTGATGTTCGGTCAGAACCCGCCGCACCAGTCGGACCTGATCTCCATCCACATCTACCAGTCCTCCTTCATCAACTGGAACTTCGGCTCGGGTTCGGCGATGTCCGTCCTGCTGCTGCTCTTCCTGCTCGTGGTGACGGCCGTGTACCTGCTGGTCACCTCCAGGGGAAGGAGCGAGAACGATGTCTAG
- a CDS encoding carbohydrate ABC transporter permease, translated as MSRFTDQPSPMAQPKSFLWTRRVVLTLLLGFVLVPVYVMLSSSLKSLQDVQGSFQWIPHSLTFKPYIDIWKTIPLAHYFVNSVIVCVSATVFSVALAIFAAYGVSRYRFMGRKVFTVTVLSTQMFPGILFLLPLYLIFVNIGNSTGIVLNGSRLGLIITYLTFSLPFSIWMLAGYFDSIPRDLDEAAKVDGCGPLGALFRVVVPAAVPGIVAVSVYAFMTAWGEVLFASVMTNESTRTLAVGLREYATQNDVYWNQVMAASIVVSLPVVAGFLLLQRYLVAGLTAGAVK; from the coding sequence ATGTCTAGGTTCACCGACCAGCCGTCCCCGATGGCGCAGCCGAAGTCCTTCCTGTGGACCCGGCGGGTCGTCCTGACGCTGCTGCTGGGCTTCGTGCTCGTTCCCGTGTACGTGATGCTCAGCTCGTCCCTGAAGAGCCTTCAGGACGTGCAGGGCTCGTTCCAGTGGATCCCGCACAGCCTGACCTTCAAGCCGTACATCGACATCTGGAAGACGATCCCGCTCGCGCACTACTTCGTGAACTCGGTGATCGTCTGCGTGAGCGCCACGGTCTTCTCCGTGGCACTGGCGATCTTCGCCGCCTACGGGGTGAGCCGCTACCGCTTCATGGGCCGCAAGGTCTTCACCGTGACGGTGCTGTCCACCCAGATGTTCCCCGGCATCCTGTTCCTGCTGCCGCTGTACCTGATCTTCGTCAACATCGGCAACAGCACGGGCATCGTCCTGAACGGCAGCCGGCTCGGGCTGATCATCACCTACCTCACCTTCTCGCTGCCCTTCTCCATCTGGATGCTGGCGGGCTACTTCGACTCGATCCCGCGGGATCTTGACGAGGCCGCGAAGGTGGACGGCTGCGGCCCGCTCGGCGCGCTGTTCCGGGTCGTGGTGCCGGCCGCGGTCCCCGGCATCGTCGCCGTGAGCGTCTACGCGTTCATGACGGCCTGGGGCGAGGTGCTGTTCGCTTCGGTCATGACCAACGAGTCCACCAGAACCCTGGCGGTCGGTCTGCGCGAATACGCCACCCAGAACGACGTGTACTGGAACCAGGTCATGGCGGCCTCGATCGTTGTGAGCCTGCCCGTGGTCGCCGGATTCCTGCTCCTGCAGCGTTACCTCGTCGCCGGGCTCACCGCCGGCGCCGTCAAGTAA
- a CDS encoding GH1 family beta-glucosidase gives MNDLSALPADFVWGAATAAYQIEGAVDEDGRAPSIWDTFSHTPGKIDGDDTGDVACDHYHRTAEDLDLMKALDLDSYRFSIAWPRVIPQGGGAVNAAGLAFYDRLVDSLLEAGITPNATLYHWDLPQAQQDRGGWPERETAERFGDYAAVVADALGDRVKDWATLNEPLCSAWIGHLEGTMAPGWTDLSAAVRASYHLHVGHGLAVQALRAAHSDVRVGIVNNLSPCEPATDRDADVAAARRADGHTNRWWLDPIHGRGYPQDMVDLYGVDLPIKDGDLESIAAPLDWLGLNYYFRNVITDDPTGPAPHAKSVYLPGVRRTAMDWEVNADGLEQLLVRLSEEYGAQRIFVTENGSAYRDTVGDDGQVDDPERIVYLEEHLAACARAVRRGVPLAGYYAWSLLDNFEWAYGYDKRFGLVHVDYASQKRTIKGSGRRYAEIIAAHRRKARRAA, from the coding sequence GTGAACGACCTCAGCGCTCTTCCCGCCGATTTCGTCTGGGGAGCGGCCACCGCCGCGTACCAGATCGAGGGCGCGGTGGACGAGGACGGCCGGGCCCCGTCCATCTGGGACACCTTCTCCCACACCCCCGGCAAGATCGATGGCGACGACACCGGCGACGTCGCCTGCGACCACTACCACCGCACGGCCGAGGACCTGGACCTGATGAAGGCCCTCGACCTCGACTCGTACCGCTTCTCCATCGCCTGGCCGCGGGTCATACCGCAGGGCGGCGGCGCGGTCAACGCGGCCGGTCTGGCCTTCTACGACCGGCTGGTCGACTCGCTGCTCGAAGCGGGCATCACGCCCAACGCCACCCTCTACCACTGGGACCTCCCGCAGGCCCAGCAGGACCGTGGCGGCTGGCCCGAGCGTGAGACGGCGGAACGTTTCGGCGACTACGCGGCCGTGGTCGCCGACGCGCTGGGCGACCGGGTCAAGGACTGGGCGACGCTCAACGAGCCGCTGTGCTCGGCCTGGATCGGCCACCTGGAGGGCACCATGGCCCCCGGCTGGACGGACCTGAGCGCCGCGGTGCGCGCGTCGTACCACCTGCACGTCGGACACGGCCTGGCCGTGCAGGCGCTGCGGGCCGCGCACTCCGATGTGCGGGTCGGCATCGTGAACAACCTCAGCCCGTGCGAGCCGGCCACCGACCGCGACGCCGATGTCGCCGCCGCGCGCCGGGCCGACGGCCACACCAACCGCTGGTGGCTGGACCCGATCCACGGCCGCGGCTACCCGCAGGACATGGTCGACCTCTACGGTGTGGACCTGCCGATCAAGGACGGCGACCTGGAGTCGATCGCGGCTCCGCTGGACTGGCTGGGTCTGAACTACTACTTCCGCAACGTCATCACCGACGACCCGACCGGGCCTGCCCCGCACGCCAAGTCGGTCTACCTGCCGGGTGTCCGGCGCACGGCGATGGACTGGGAGGTCAACGCGGACGGCCTGGAGCAGCTGCTGGTCCGGCTGTCCGAGGAGTACGGCGCCCAGCGGATCTTCGTCACGGAGAACGGCTCGGCCTACCGCGACACCGTCGGCGACGACGGCCAGGTCGACGACCCCGAGCGGATCGTCTACCTGGAGGAGCACCTGGCGGCCTGCGCCCGCGCGGTCCGCCGCGGGGTGCCGCTGGCCGGCTACTACGCCTGGTCGCTGCTGGACAACTTCGAGTGGGCGTACGGCTACGACAAGCGCTTCGGCCTTGTCCACGTCGACTACGCCAGCCAGAAGCGCACCATCAAGGGCAGCGGCCGGCGTTACGCCGAGATCATCGCGGCGCACCGCCGCAAGGCGCGCCGCGCGGCCTGA
- the allB gene encoding allantoinase AllB: MDAVDELVLRSTRVVTPDGERPAAVAVRAGTITAVRAHDAPVPSGVRVVELGDDALLPGLVDSHVHINDPGRTEWEGFATATAAAAAGGITTVIDMPLNSVPPTTTTAHLEVKRGTARGRVHTDVGFWGGAVPGNLADLRPLHDAGVFGFKCFLLPSGVDEFPQLAPAEVEAALAELTGFGGLLIVHAEDPGTIEGAPQQPGRRYADFLASRPPAAEDRAIEGLIALAKRLDARVHILHLSSASALPLIAAAKKDGVRLTVETCPHFLTLTAEEVPDGATEFKCCPPIREAANQDALWQALADGTIDCVVSDHSPSTIDLKAKDTGDFAAAWGGISSLQLGLPAVWTEARRRGHTLADVARWMSAGPAALAGLGTKGAIAEGRDADFAVLDPDAVFTVDPARLRHRNPITAYAGRTLHGVVRGTWLRGRRVAADGAVTEPGTGRLLTARHWTRPALDPPPGTGKCPRTYEG, from the coding sequence TTGGACGCCGTGGACGAACTGGTGCTGCGCTCGACCCGGGTCGTCACCCCTGACGGCGAGCGCCCGGCCGCCGTCGCGGTCCGCGCCGGCACCATCACCGCGGTCCGCGCCCACGACGCGCCCGTCCCGTCCGGCGTCCGGGTCGTCGAGCTGGGCGACGACGCCCTGCTGCCGGGCCTGGTGGACAGCCACGTGCACATCAACGACCCCGGCCGCACCGAGTGGGAGGGCTTCGCGACCGCGACCGCCGCCGCGGCGGCCGGCGGCATCACCACCGTCATCGACATGCCGCTGAACAGCGTGCCGCCCACCACGACCACCGCCCACCTGGAGGTCAAGCGCGGCACCGCCCGCGGCCGGGTGCACACCGACGTCGGCTTCTGGGGCGGCGCGGTGCCCGGCAATCTCGCCGACCTGCGCCCGCTGCACGACGCGGGAGTCTTCGGCTTCAAATGCTTCCTGCTGCCCTCCGGCGTGGACGAATTCCCCCAGCTGGCGCCCGCCGAGGTCGAGGCCGCGCTCGCCGAACTGACCGGTTTCGGCGGCCTGTTGATCGTGCACGCCGAGGACCCCGGCACGATAGAGGGCGCCCCGCAGCAGCCCGGCCGCCGCTACGCCGACTTCCTCGCCTCCCGGCCGCCGGCCGCCGAGGACCGGGCGATCGAGGGCCTGATCGCGCTGGCGAAGCGGCTCGACGCACGCGTCCACATCCTGCACCTGTCGTCCGCGTCCGCACTTCCGCTGATCGCGGCGGCGAAAAAGGACGGCGTACGCCTCACCGTCGAGACCTGCCCGCACTTCCTGACCCTGACCGCTGAGGAAGTCCCGGACGGGGCCACGGAGTTCAAGTGCTGCCCGCCGATCAGGGAGGCCGCCAACCAGGACGCGCTGTGGCAGGCGCTGGCCGACGGCACCATCGACTGCGTCGTCTCCGACCACTCGCCCTCCACGATCGACCTCAAGGCGAAGGACACCGGGGACTTCGCCGCCGCCTGGGGCGGCATCTCGTCGCTGCAACTGGGCCTGCCCGCGGTGTGGACCGAGGCCCGCAGGCGCGGCCACACCCTCGCCGACGTGGCCCGCTGGATGTCCGCCGGACCCGCCGCGCTGGCCGGACTCGGCACCAAGGGCGCCATCGCCGAGGGCCGCGACGCCGACTTCGCGGTGCTCGACCCGGACGCGGTCTTCACCGTCGACCCGGCCCGCCTGCGGCACCGCAACCCGATCACCGCCTACGCCGGCCGCACCCTGCACGGCGTGGTCCGCGGCACCTGGCTGCGCGGCCGGCGCGTCGCGGCCGACGGCGCGGTGACCGAGCCGGGCACCGGCCGGCTGCTGACCGCCCGGCACTGGACCCGCCCGGCCCTGGACCCGCCGCCCGGCACCGGCAAGTGCCCCCGCACGTACGAGGGGTGA
- a CDS encoding IclR family transcriptional regulator: MSADRAGGVQSLERAFDLLERMADAGGEVGLSELSASSGLPLPTIHRLMRTLLASGYVRQQANRRYALGPRLIRLGETASRLLGTWARPYLAELVEATGETANMALLDGDEVVYVAQVPSRHSMRMFTEVGRRVLPHSTGVGKALLAQVPPAEVRALLARTGMPAATERTITEPDAFLAELERIRAAGYAVDDGEQETGVRCLAVTVPGSPTAAAISISGPAGRVTEAATDKIVPVLHGVARELALALTSTAPVA; encoded by the coding sequence GTGTCTGCTGACCGCGCCGGGGGCGTCCAGTCCCTCGAACGGGCCTTCGACCTGCTGGAGCGGATGGCCGACGCGGGCGGCGAGGTGGGGCTGAGCGAGCTGTCGGCCAGCAGCGGGCTGCCGCTGCCGACCATCCACCGGCTGATGCGGACCCTGCTGGCCAGCGGATACGTCCGCCAGCAGGCCAACCGGCGGTACGCGCTCGGACCGCGGCTCATCCGGCTCGGCGAGACCGCGTCCCGGCTGCTCGGCACCTGGGCGCGGCCGTACCTGGCGGAACTGGTCGAGGCGACCGGCGAGACCGCGAACATGGCCCTGCTGGACGGCGACGAGGTCGTCTATGTGGCGCAGGTGCCGTCGCGGCACTCGATGCGGATGTTCACCGAGGTCGGGCGGCGGGTGCTGCCGCACTCCACCGGGGTCGGCAAGGCGCTGCTCGCCCAGGTGCCGCCGGCCGAGGTGCGGGCGCTGCTGGCCCGCACCGGGATGCCGGCGGCCACCGAGCGGACCATCACCGAGCCGGACGCCTTCCTCGCCGAGCTGGAGCGCATCAGGGCGGCCGGTTACGCCGTGGACGACGGCGAGCAGGAGACCGGGGTGCGGTGCCTGGCGGTGACCGTGCCGGGGTCGCCGACCGCGGCGGCGATCTCCATCTCGGGACCCGCGGGGCGGGTCACCGAGGCGGCCACCGACAAGATCGTGCCCGTACTGCACGGTGTGGCACGGGAGTTGGCACTGGCGCTCACCAGCACGGCGCCGGTGGCATAG
- a CDS encoding DUF5955 family protein, with protein MVDDDRSESVVRTVTGGGAALRAAVARLELELAAYRRALPDRAVAEEELAELARQTSGAPSPEQLRQSLLLVAAALGSVSALAAPLAALRDAVEQEVSGCSRSMPPAPCW; from the coding sequence GTGGTCGATGACGACCGCAGCGAATCGGTCGTACGGACGGTGACCGGCGGCGGCGCGGCGTTACGCGCCGCGGTGGCCCGCCTGGAACTCGAACTCGCGGCGTATCGCCGCGCTTTACCGGATCGGGCCGTCGCCGAGGAGGAGCTGGCCGAACTGGCCCGGCAGACCTCCGGCGCCCCGTCGCCGGAACAGCTGCGGCAGTCGCTGCTGCTGGTCGCCGCCGCGCTCGGCTCGGTCAGCGCGCTGGCGGCGCCGCTGGCCGCGCTGCGCGATGCTGTCGAGCAGGAGGTGAGCGGCTGCTCCCGGTCTATGCCACCGGCGCCGTGCTGGTGA
- a CDS encoding serine/threonine-protein kinase, which yields MGAQHTGGLVGPGHAGHPGPLYQPLTPDDPGLVAGHRIAARLGVGALGPVYLAYAPGGQPVALTAVRPELAARSGFAAAFEHDVQAVRRVHGPYTVPVLGSGHDGSRYWLAAGYVPALTLHAAVSDTGRPLPVPVVLRLVAGVAEALRAVHHAGVVHAGLGPGTVLLAADGPRVTGYGVTRAAADAPGIPAFSSPEQAADKPPVPATDVFALGQLAAYAAIGTAPFGARAVQEEPDLSELPGELREIVTRCLIKDPALRPSPSQVIAMCAQATHHRAPVPWLPTPLQTLLTLPPPLPPLPPPGTWPTPMPPAAGGTTNAPGAPPSSPPAVAGAAGPPAPLPPVPPPPVPGGVGVPVAPAPSAPPAPGSAAPAPPAAPAGPPGVPPVVGRPGAAGSAPLPPAAVGATPPGGVRLPPAPGGAAGPPVSPPPLPPAAVGATPPGGVRLPPAPGGAAGPPVSPPPLPPAAVGATPPGGVRVPPGLSAPGPGGAASPAAAGGPPVAPPGAAGPASSVAGKRRGLVGGWVVAGLAVAVGAVAFGGGFDRGHSAAAPPERSAATASAPAQSENVGREYRGVGLAAGNGLVLETDPPQTRPGAENGTFGYAPDGTAFVSTAARGALVLLGPDAPGTLDGCRSADHLVASVSRTQLSAGSRLCVVGVDGTTALVTFRQLSDPGGPAAHVTLDLTVWPGRQL from the coding sequence ATGGGCGCTCAGCACACCGGCGGTCTGGTCGGCCCCGGGCACGCCGGGCATCCAGGACCGCTCTACCAGCCGCTCACGCCCGACGACCCGGGGCTCGTCGCCGGGCACCGGATCGCCGCCAGGCTCGGCGTCGGCGCCCTCGGCCCGGTCTACCTCGCCTACGCGCCCGGCGGCCAGCCCGTCGCCCTGACCGCGGTGCGCCCGGAACTGGCCGCCCGCTCCGGCTTCGCCGCCGCCTTCGAACACGACGTGCAGGCCGTACGGCGGGTGCACGGCCCCTACACCGTGCCGGTGCTCGGCAGCGGCCACGACGGCTCCCGGTACTGGCTGGCCGCCGGATACGTCCCCGCGCTCACCCTGCACGCCGCCGTCAGCGACACCGGACGGCCGCTGCCGGTGCCGGTCGTGCTGCGGCTGGTGGCCGGGGTCGCCGAGGCGCTGCGCGCGGTCCACCACGCCGGCGTCGTCCACGCCGGGCTCGGCCCCGGTACGGTGCTGCTCGCCGCGGACGGCCCGCGCGTCACGGGTTACGGCGTCACCCGCGCCGCCGCCGACGCCCCCGGCATCCCGGCCTTCTCCTCGCCCGAGCAGGCCGCGGACAAGCCGCCCGTACCGGCCACCGACGTCTTCGCCCTCGGCCAGCTCGCCGCGTACGCGGCCATCGGTACGGCGCCCTTCGGCGCCCGCGCCGTCCAGGAGGAGCCCGACCTCTCCGAACTGCCCGGCGAGCTGCGGGAGATCGTCACCCGCTGCCTGATCAAGGACCCGGCCCTGCGGCCGTCCCCCTCCCAGGTCATCGCGATGTGCGCGCAGGCCACCCACCACCGCGCCCCCGTCCCCTGGCTCCCCACCCCCCTCCAAACCCTCCTCACCCTCCCCCCGCCCCTTCCTCCCCTCCCTCCGCCGGGCACCTGGCCGACGCCCATGCCTCCGGCGGCGGGCGGAACGACGAACGCGCCGGGCGCGCCACCGTCTTCGCCTCCGGCGGTGGCCGGGGCCGCGGGTCCGCCCGCACCGCTGCCGCCGGTGCCCCCGCCTCCGGTGCCGGGCGGGGTGGGCGTGCCCGTTGCCCCGGCTCCTTCGGCGCCGCCCGCGCCGGGTTCCGCTGCTCCGGCCCCGCCTGCGGCACCGGCCGGTCCGCCGGGTGTGCCTCCGGTCGTGGGCCGGCCGGGTGCGGCCGGTAGCGCGCCGTTGCCTCCGGCTGCGGTCGGTGCGACTCCGCCGGGTGGCGTGCGGTTGCCGCCGGCGCCGGGTGGGGCCGCGGGTCCGCCCGTATCACCGCCGCCGTTGCCTCCGGCTGCGGTCGGTGCGACTCCGCCGGGTGGCGTGCGGTTGCCGCCGGCGCCGGGTGGGGCCGCGGGTCCGCCCGTATCACCGCCGCCGTTGCCTCCGGCTGCGGTCGGTGCGACTCCGCCGGGCGGGGTGCGAGTGCCGCCGGGGCTGTCCGCGCCCGGGCCGGGTGGTGCGGCGTCGCCCGCGGCGGCCGGCGGCCCACCCGTCGCGCCCCCGGGGGCCGCTGGTCCGGCGTCGTCCGTCGCCGGGAAGCGGCGGGGGCTCGTGGGGGGATGGGTGGTCGCGGGGCTCGCCGTCGCGGTCGGGGCGGTGGCCTTCGGTGGGGGGTTCGACCGGGGGCACAGCGCCGCCGCGCCGCCGGAGCGGAGCGCGGCCACCGCCAGCGCGCCGGCGCAGAGCGAGAACGTCGGGCGGGAGTATCGCGGAGTCGGGCTCGCCGCGGGCAACGGCCTCGTGCTGGAGACCGACCCGCCGCAGACCCGGCCGGGGGCGGAGAACGGCACGTTCGGGTACGCCCCCGACGGCACCGCCTTCGTCTCCACCGCCGCCCGCGGCGCCCTCGTGCTGCTGGGGCCCGACGCGCCCGGCACCCTCGACGGCTGTCGCAGCGCGGACCATCTGGTGGCGTCGGTCAGCAGGACCCAGCTGTCCGCCGGGTCACGGCTGTGCGTCGTGGGGGTGGACGGCACCACCGCCCTGGTGACGTTCCGTCAGCTCTCGGACCCCGGTGGTCCCGCCGCTCACGTCACGCTCGACCTCACCGTGTGGCCCGGGAGGCAACTTTGA
- a CDS encoding nucleotidyltransferase family protein, producing the protein MDTKGEVAGLLLAAGGGRRLGGRPKALLPYAGRPLVEHAVGALRDGGCGPLYVVLGAAAEEVRATADLPDCVLVDNPSWPEGMGSSLRVGLASLAAAPVRPAAVVIALVDQPGVGAAAVARVVAAARAGDDLVSALVSAAYGERRAHPVLVGAARWAGVAGSAGEDRGARTYLREHVAHTILVDCSDIADPADIDTPADLRLLAPPAPRATKR; encoded by the coding sequence ATGGACACAAAGGGCGAGGTGGCCGGGCTGCTGCTGGCGGCGGGTGGCGGACGGCGGCTGGGCGGGCGGCCGAAGGCGTTGCTGCCGTACGCGGGCCGCCCACTGGTGGAGCACGCGGTGGGCGCGCTGCGGGACGGCGGCTGCGGCCCGCTGTACGTGGTGCTGGGCGCGGCGGCCGAGGAGGTGCGGGCCACCGCGGACCTGCCGGACTGCGTGCTGGTCGACAATCCGAGCTGGCCCGAGGGCATGGGCTCGTCGCTGCGGGTGGGCCTGGCCTCGCTCGCCGCCGCGCCCGTGCGCCCGGCGGCGGTGGTGATCGCGCTGGTCGACCAGCCGGGGGTGGGCGCGGCGGCGGTCGCGCGGGTGGTGGCGGCGGCCCGGGCCGGCGACGACCTGGTGTCGGCGCTGGTGTCGGCCGCGTACGGGGAGCGCCGCGCGCACCCGGTGCTGGTCGGGGCGGCCCGCTGGGCGGGGGTCGCGGGCAGCGCGGGCGAGGACCGGGGGGCGCGGACGTATCTGCGCGAGCACGTCGCGCACACGATCCTGGTGGACTGCTCGGACATCGCCGACCCGGCGGATATCGACACGCCCGCCGACCTGCGCCTTCTGGCGCCACCTGCACCGCGTGCCACAAAACGTTGA